In a single window of the Desulfocurvibacter africanus subsp. africanus DSM 2603 genome:
- the tkt gene encoding transketolase, translated as MPTRRELANAIRALSMDAIQKAKSGHPGAPLGMADIAEVLWNDFLRHNPANPSWHDRDRFVFSNGHGSMLLYALLHLSGYDLTMEDLKRFRQLGSRTPGHPERGVTPGVESTSGPLGQGIAMAVGMAMAERMLAATFNRDGFPVVDHYTYVFMGDGCMMEGLSHETCSLAGTLGLGKLIAVYDDNGISIDGRLGGWFADDTPARFEAYGWHVVRGVDGHDAEAVRKALDQARAVTDKPSLVCCKTIIGFGAPTVCGTSGCHGSPLGEKEIAASREFLGWKHPPFEVPQDIYAGWDAKKKGSQLESAWAAMFKAYEAKYPELASEFVRRMDGDLPVNFDLKAEELVAGTVAKAEKLATRVSSKKALDGFGALLPELFGASADLTPSNGTFHASSRAINAKGGQDFDFTGNYLHCGVREFAMAALQNGMSLHGGFIPYGGTFLVFSDYMRNAIRLAALMKTRTIFVLTHDSIGVGEDGPTHQPVEHTASLRLIPDLDVWRPCDAVEATVAWKLALERRDGPSAMILSRQDLPHQGRDGLTVSAIARGGYILQDCQGTPEVILVATGSEVGLAVDTAKALADQGRKARVVSMPCVDLFERQPAEYRELVLPTKVRARVALEAGVSASWHAYAPVVVGMDRFGESAPGGVLFPHFGFTVEAVLSAVTKALSA; from the coding sequence ATGCCGACCCGTAGAGAACTGGCCAACGCCATCCGCGCCTTGTCCATGGACGCCATACAGAAAGCCAAATCCGGCCATCCCGGCGCGCCGCTGGGCATGGCCGATATTGCCGAAGTTCTGTGGAACGATTTTCTGCGCCACAACCCGGCCAATCCGAGCTGGCACGACCGCGACCGTTTCGTCTTCTCCAACGGCCACGGGTCCATGCTCCTGTACGCCCTGCTGCACCTGTCGGGCTACGATTTGACCATGGAAGACCTCAAGCGCTTCCGCCAACTCGGCTCCCGCACGCCCGGCCACCCGGAGCGGGGCGTGACGCCCGGCGTGGAGTCCACCTCCGGCCCCTTGGGCCAGGGCATCGCCATGGCCGTGGGCATGGCCATGGCAGAGCGCATGCTCGCCGCGACCTTCAACCGCGACGGCTTCCCTGTCGTGGACCACTACACCTACGTATTCATGGGCGACGGCTGCATGATGGAAGGCTTGTCGCACGAGACCTGCTCCCTGGCCGGCACGCTGGGGCTCGGCAAGCTCATCGCGGTCTACGATGACAACGGGATCTCCATCGACGGCCGCCTGGGTGGCTGGTTCGCCGACGACACGCCCGCGCGCTTCGAGGCTTACGGCTGGCATGTGGTGCGCGGCGTGGACGGGCACGACGCCGAGGCCGTGCGCAAGGCCCTGGATCAGGCCCGCGCCGTGACCGACAAGCCCTCGCTGGTGTGCTGCAAGACGATCATCGGCTTCGGCGCGCCCACTGTCTGCGGCACGTCGGGCTGCCACGGCTCGCCGCTGGGCGAGAAGGAAATCGCCGCGTCCCGCGAATTCCTGGGCTGGAAGCACCCACCCTTCGAGGTTCCTCAGGACATCTACGCCGGCTGGGACGCAAAGAAGAAAGGTTCGCAGTTGGAGTCCGCCTGGGCGGCCATGTTCAAGGCCTACGAGGCCAAGTACCCTGAACTGGCCTCCGAGTTCGTGCGGCGCATGGACGGCGACCTGCCCGTGAACTTCGACCTCAAGGCCGAGGAACTCGTTGCGGGCACAGTGGCCAAGGCCGAGAAGCTGGCCACGCGCGTGTCCTCCAAGAAGGCCCTGGACGGCTTCGGTGCGCTGCTGCCCGAGCTGTTCGGCGCATCGGCCGACCTCACGCCCTCCAACGGCACCTTCCATGCCAGCTCCAGGGCAATAAACGCCAAGGGCGGCCAGGATTTCGACTTCACGGGCAACTACCTGCACTGCGGCGTGCGCGAGTTCGCCATGGCCGCGCTGCAGAACGGCATGTCCCTGCACGGCGGCTTCATCCCCTACGGCGGCACGTTCCTGGTCTTCTCGGACTACATGCGCAACGCCATCCGCTTGGCCGCGCTCATGAAAACGCGCACCATCTTCGTACTGACCCACGACTCCATAGGCGTGGGCGAGGACGGCCCCACGCACCAGCCCGTGGAGCACACGGCCTCCCTGCGGCTCATCCCGGACCTGGACGTGTGGAGGCCCTGCGACGCCGTGGAGGCGACGGTGGCCTGGAAACTGGCCCTGGAGCGCCGCGACGGCCCCAGCGCCATGATTCTCTCGCGCCAGGACCTGCCGCACCAGGGTCGCGATGGCCTGACCGTAAGCGCCATTGCTCGCGGCGGCTACATCCTCCAGGACTGCCAGGGCACGCCCGAGGTCATCCTGGTGGCCACGGGCTCCGAGGTAGGACTGGCAGTGGACACGGCCAAGGCCCTGGCAGATCAAGGACGCAAGGCGCGCGTGGTGTCCATGCCCTGCGTGGATCTGTTCGAGCGCCAACCCGCCGAGTATCGCGAGTTGGTGCTGCCGACCAAGGTGCGCGCACGCGTGGCCCTGGAGGCGGGCGTAAGCGCGTCCTGGCATGCCTACGCGCCCGTGGTCGTGGGCATGGATCGCTTCGGCGAGTCCGCTCCCGGAGGCGTGCTCTTCCCGCACTTCGGCTTCACGGTCGAAGCCGTGCTGTCCGCAGTAACCAAGGCCTTGTCCGCCTAG
- a CDS encoding TlpA family protein disulfide reductase has translation MKLRRVLTLAIILLLGLASSALGKDGERLTHDGLQDLLAQAKGNIVVVNYWASWCGPCLTEMPMLKAMRAAYPSHELTLFGVSFDYDSKAHDRARERLSLTFPSYLAQEDLMHTLGITSVPRTDFYDSRRRLVRSHEGLISPAEFRTIVAEITSGEQ, from the coding sequence ATGAAGCTCCGCCGGGTCCTGACCCTGGCTATCATACTCCTTCTCGGCCTCGCCTCGTCCGCCTTGGGCAAGGATGGCGAACGGCTCACGCACGATGGCCTGCAAGATCTGCTGGCCCAGGCCAAGGGGAATATCGTGGTCGTGAACTATTGGGCCAGTTGGTGTGGTCCCTGCCTGACCGAAATGCCCATGCTCAAGGCCATGCGTGCGGCCTATCCATCCCATGAGCTGACCCTGTTCGGCGTGTCCTTCGACTACGATTCCAAGGCTCACGACCGGGCCAGGGAACGCCTGTCTCTAACCTTCCCAAGTTATTTGGCGCAAGAAGACCTCATGCACACCCTGGGCATCACCTCGGTGCCGCGCACGGATTTCTATGACAGCCGACGCAGGCTGGTGCGCAGCCACGAAGGTCTAATTTCTCCCGCGGAGTTTCGCACCATCGTCGCGGAGATAACCAGCGGAGAGCAGTAG
- a CDS encoding FAD-dependent oxidoreductase, with translation MTTPLNFAFLRSEPAPPNGRSVAILGAGPSGLFAAGYLACLGYQVDVYDKLPRAGGLMVFGIPSFRLPAERIEAGVRRLERQFGVNFNLRTKVCCSAPLHEEAGDHFSADMRSLGELVDKHDAVMVCTGSWRSRRMNIPGENLPGVLSGLEFLFPIRAARFGAPGVKIPDVAGKTLAVVGAGHSAIDVVQSALKLGASKVTLLYRRTVREAPCGAFEIDKARSLGAEWRQLATPVRVLGAQRAEGLEILQCRLGDPDEHGRRCPVPEKGTTEVIPCDMVVAAIGEVPTPPFPKELGLEDVKKGDVRWLHMTRIPNVFVAGDALTGPSKIGKAVYSGLRAARALANWLDLKAGGREAEFSADLMHRNGQANDQADNGERQP, from the coding sequence ATGACTACTCCACTCAATTTCGCCTTTCTCAGATCCGAACCAGCGCCGCCCAACGGCCGGAGCGTGGCTATCCTCGGCGCCGGGCCGTCCGGCCTGTTCGCCGCAGGCTATCTGGCCTGCCTGGGCTACCAGGTGGACGTCTATGACAAGCTGCCCAGGGCCGGCGGGCTCATGGTCTTCGGCATCCCCAGCTTCCGTCTGCCCGCCGAGCGCATCGAGGCCGGCGTGCGCAGGCTTGAGCGCCAGTTCGGCGTGAATTTCAACCTGCGCACCAAAGTCTGCTGTAGCGCGCCCCTGCACGAGGAGGCCGGCGACCACTTCTCGGCCGACATGCGCAGCCTGGGCGAACTGGTGGACAAGCACGATGCGGTCATGGTCTGCACGGGCTCCTGGCGCTCGCGGCGTATGAATATTCCGGGCGAGAACCTGCCCGGCGTGCTATCGGGGCTGGAATTCCTTTTCCCCATTCGCGCTGCGCGTTTCGGCGCGCCGGGTGTCAAGATCCCGGACGTGGCCGGCAAGACCCTGGCCGTGGTCGGCGCGGGCCACTCGGCCATCGACGTGGTGCAGAGCGCCCTCAAGCTCGGTGCGTCCAAGGTCACCCTGCTCTACCGCCGGACGGTGCGCGAAGCGCCCTGCGGGGCTTTCGAGATCGACAAGGCGCGTTCGCTGGGAGCCGAGTGGCGCCAACTGGCCACGCCCGTGCGCGTGCTCGGCGCACAGCGCGCGGAAGGCCTGGAAATCCTGCAGTGCCGCCTGGGAGACCCTGACGAGCACGGCCGACGCTGTCCCGTGCCCGAAAAGGGCACGACAGAAGTCATTCCTTGCGACATGGTCGTGGCGGCCATCGGCGAGGTGCCCACTCCGCCCTTCCCCAAGGAACTTGGTCTGGAAGACGTGAAAAAGGGCGACGTGCGCTGGCTGCACATGACGCGCATCCCCAACGTGTTCGTGGCCGGAGACGCCCTGACCGGCCCAAGCAAGATCGGCAAGGCCGTGTACAGCGGACTGCGCGCCGCGCGCGCCTTGGCCAACTGGCTTGACCTCAAGGCCGGCGGCCGCGAGGCGGAGTTCAGCGCGGACCTGATGCACAGGAACGGCCAAGCCAACGACCAAGCCGACAATGGCGAGAGGCAGCCATGA
- a CDS encoding 4Fe-4S dicluster domain-containing protein has translation MSKTHAAPCGLSAAMADECRTLYIDYSVCIGCETCEAVCRFVYERPRIQMTCTIEGIAAPLYCRHCDNPKCANACPRGALTKDAQGAVILQQMLCRGCETRNCVVACPYSAMLLTGTGVAVTKCDMCITRRAVGLGPACAETCPAGAILYVERGRLAEIITPEAAEAEARVLAHVRPPLRGKPSKDE, from the coding sequence ATGAGCAAGACCCACGCCGCGCCCTGCGGACTCTCCGCGGCCATGGCCGACGAATGCAGGACGCTGTACATCGACTATTCCGTATGCATCGGCTGCGAAACCTGCGAGGCGGTCTGCCGTTTCGTCTATGAGCGGCCGCGCATCCAGATGACCTGCACTATCGAAGGCATTGCCGCTCCGCTCTACTGCCGTCACTGCGACAACCCCAAGTGCGCCAACGCCTGCCCGCGCGGGGCCCTGACCAAGGACGCTCAAGGCGCGGTCATCCTGCAGCAGATGCTCTGCCGGGGCTGCGAGACGCGCAACTGCGTCGTCGCCTGCCCTTACTCGGCCATGCTGCTGACCGGAACGGGCGTGGCCGTGACCAAGTGCGACATGTGCATCACTCGCCGGGCCGTGGGCCTTGGCCCAGCCTGCGCCGAGACCTGCCCGGCCGGGGCCATCCTGTATGTGGAGCGCGGCCGGTTGGCCGAGATCATCACGCCCGAGGCCGCCGAGGCCGAGGCGCGCGTGCTGGCCCATGTGCGGCCGCCCCTGCGCGGCAAACCTTCCAAGGACGAATAG